In the Chromatiaceae bacterium genome, one interval contains:
- the maf gene encoding septum formation inhibitor Maf has product MQALILGSSSPFRQALLAKLGQPFSTDSPMIDETRRPDESPQQLVLRLAEEKARDVGLRHSDALVIGSDQVACIGERILGKPGNRENAIEQLRQASGRNVEFFTGICLLNTATGHLQVDVEPFTVRFRRLDQAQIERYVDYEQPFDCAGSFKSEGYGITLFSALDGRDPNTLIGLPLIRLVEMLAAEGIDLP; this is encoded by the coding sequence ATGCAAGCCCTGATCCTCGGTTCGTCGTCACCGTTTCGCCAGGCCCTGCTCGCCAAGCTGGGACAACCGTTTTCGACCGATTCACCGATGATCGACGAGACACGGCGCCCGGACGAATCGCCGCAGCAGCTGGTGCTGCGCCTGGCCGAAGAAAAGGCCCGCGATGTCGGTCTGCGTCATTCCGACGCGCTCGTGATCGGCTCCGACCAGGTGGCCTGCATCGGCGAGCGCATCCTTGGCAAACCGGGAAATCGCGAGAATGCCATCGAGCAGCTGCGCCAGGCATCGGGCAGGAATGTGGAGTTTTTCACCGGGATCTGCCTGCTGAATACCGCAACCGGGCATCTGCAGGTGGACGTCGAGCCGTTCACCGTGCGGTTTCGTCGACTCGATCAGGCACAAATCGAGCGTTACGTCGATTACGAACAACCGTTCGACTGTGCCGGAAGTTTCAAGTCCGAAGGTTACGGTATCACGCTGTTCAGCGCGCTCGACGGCCGCGACCCAAACACCCTGATCGGGCTACCCCTCATCCGCCTGGTCGAAATGCTGGCCGCAGAGGGCATCGACCTGCCGTGA